The proteins below come from a single Thermocrinis sp. genomic window:
- the fmt gene encoding methionyl-tRNA formyltransferase: MNLVFMGTPSFALPSLREVIKNFGVKAIITQPDRPAGRGQKLTPPPVKLFAIENGIECLQPQSKAELYKTLESLKPDCVVVVAYGKILTKDMLSIPKFGCINLHASLLPKYRGASPIQRSLLAGDRFTGNSVMLMDEGMDTGPILSRQIVKINQEDNYQTLSEKLSKMGAFLLVETLKLWFKGEIKPKPQKGNPTYAPPITKEELRICWKAQAQSVINRVRAFFPEAYCLTPKGERLKILRAKLAEGVGEAGEIIDKKRLVVACGEGAVEILDLINQKGKRVSGEEFIRGYREGFLL; encoded by the coding sequence ATGAACTTAGTCTTTATGGGCACACCTTCCTTTGCCCTGCCGAGCCTGAGAGAAGTTATCAAAAATTTTGGTGTAAAAGCCATCATAACTCAGCCAGACAGACCAGCTGGCAGAGGCCAAAAGCTCACACCACCACCCGTAAAGCTCTTTGCCATTGAAAATGGTATAGAGTGCTTACAGCCTCAAAGTAAAGCGGAGCTTTATAAGACCTTAGAAAGTCTAAAGCCCGATTGCGTAGTAGTTGTAGCTTATGGAAAAATACTAACAAAAGATATGCTAAGCATCCCAAAGTTTGGATGCATAAACCTTCATGCGTCTTTACTTCCAAAGTATAGGGGAGCCTCTCCTATCCAAAGAAGCCTTTTGGCTGGGGATAGATTTACTGGGAACTCTGTAATGCTCATGGACGAAGGGATGGACACAGGACCCATACTCTCAAGGCAGATAGTAAAGATAAACCAAGAGGACAACTATCAAACCCTTTCGGAAAAACTTTCTAAGATGGGAGCCTTTTTGCTAGTCGAAACTCTAAAGCTTTGGTTTAAAGGAGAAATCAAGCCAAAGCCTCAGAAAGGCAATCCTACTTACGCACCACCCATAACAAAAGAAGAGCTAAGAATTTGCTGGAAGGCACAAGCCCAAAGTGTGATAAACAGGGTAAGGGCATTCTTTCCAGAAGCTTACTGTTTAACTCCAAAGGGGGAGAGGTTAAAGATCCTAAGAGCCAAACTTGCGGAGGGTGTGGGAGAGGCAGGAGAAATAATAGACAAAAAAAGACTCGTGGTCGCCTGTGGAGAGGGTGCGGTGGAAATCTTAGATCTCATAAATCAAAAAGGTAAAAGGGTTTCTGGAGAAGAATTTATAAGAGGTTACAGGGAGGGTTTTCTCTTATAA